In Luteimonas viscosa, the following proteins share a genomic window:
- a CDS encoding RNA polymerase sigma factor — protein sequence MDHPTPTAGATHATFDELLQRHRGMVLKVANSYANGAENRADLAQEIAAQLWRAWPGYDPSRSFSTWMYRIALNTAISFLRGERQRRRHAVPLDERLHDLADERAVDHESDDRLRLLWRFMETLGALDRALLVLYLEERTTREIAEVLGLGESNVTTKISRLKQRIRDYAAPSATS from the coding sequence ATGGACCACCCGACCCCGACGGCCGGCGCCACCCACGCCACCTTCGACGAACTGCTGCAGCGCCATCGCGGCATGGTGCTGAAGGTGGCGAACAGCTACGCCAACGGCGCCGAGAACCGGGCCGACCTCGCCCAGGAGATCGCCGCCCAGCTCTGGCGCGCATGGCCCGGCTACGACCCGTCGCGCAGCTTCTCGACGTGGATGTACCGGATCGCGCTGAACACGGCGATCTCGTTCCTGCGCGGCGAACGCCAGCGCAGGCGCCATGCGGTGCCGCTGGACGAGCGTTTGCACGACCTGGCCGACGAGCGCGCCGTCGACCACGAGTCCGACGACAGGCTGCGGCTGCTGTGGCGCTTCATGGAGACGCTCGGCGCCCTGGACCGCGCGCTGCTGGTGCTCTACCTGGAGGAACGCACCACCCGCGAGATCGCCGAGGTGCTGGGACTGGGCGAGAGCAACGTCACCACCAAGATCAGCCGCCTCAAGCAACGCATCCGCGACTACGCGGCCCCTTCCGCAACGAGCTGA
- a CDS encoding DUF4019 domain-containing protein, giving the protein MNRSRLLSTVAALVLCSGAFAQQPAAQPQPRPAAQPAAAQPAMEQLSPEQRAALAKQDADMSQAALQVMQLVDANRIGEVWDGASAAMKQAVTRDEFIKQVTIDRNRLGAVSTRAKPEVSRSLFRAGQQVPEGLYINVRSASKFANEAQPVRELVSFRLDEDRVWRVSGYSLR; this is encoded by the coding sequence ATGAACAGATCACGCCTGCTTTCGACCGTCGCCGCCCTGGTGCTGTGTTCCGGGGCGTTCGCCCAGCAGCCGGCCGCCCAGCCGCAGCCGCGTCCCGCGGCGCAGCCCGCCGCCGCACAGCCGGCGATGGAACAGCTCAGTCCCGAGCAGCGCGCCGCGCTGGCGAAGCAGGACGCCGACATGAGCCAGGCGGCGCTCCAGGTCATGCAACTGGTCGACGCCAACCGCATCGGCGAAGTCTGGGACGGCGCGTCGGCGGCAATGAAGCAGGCGGTGACCCGCGACGAGTTCATCAAGCAGGTCACGATCGATCGCAACCGCCTGGGCGCGGTGTCCACGCGCGCGAAGCCGGAAGTGAGCCGTTCGCTGTTCCGCGCCGGCCAGCAGGTGCCCGAGGGCCTGTACATCAACGTGCGTTCGGCTTCGAAGTTCGCCAACGAGGCGCAACCGGTGCGCGAGCTGGTGTCGTTCCGGCTCGACGAGGATCGCGTCTGGCGCGTGTCGGGATACAGCCTGCGCTGA
- a CDS encoding LemA family protein, with amino-acid sequence MSLPVLLLSSLVAALLVWAIVVFNRLVRLRNQVRTAWADIDVQLIRRHDLVPSLVSAVQAYAGHERAVLETVTELRARALAHQTRPQLAQVEQALEQAIGRLFVLQEAYPELKASDNFAQLQRDLVEVEEHLQYARRFYNGAVRDYNDATQRVPDLVVARLAGFGAEEFFEAGDAGRAAVRVELP; translated from the coding sequence ATGAGCCTGCCCGTCCTGCTGCTGTCGAGCCTGGTGGCCGCCCTGCTGGTCTGGGCGATCGTGGTGTTCAACCGCCTGGTCCGGCTGCGCAACCAGGTGCGCACCGCCTGGGCCGACATCGACGTGCAGCTGATCCGCCGCCACGACCTCGTCCCCTCCCTGGTCTCGGCGGTGCAGGCCTACGCCGGGCACGAGCGCGCGGTGCTCGAGACCGTGACCGAACTGCGGGCGCGGGCGCTGGCGCATCAGACCCGTCCGCAGCTGGCGCAGGTGGAGCAGGCGCTGGAACAGGCCATCGGACGGCTGTTCGTGCTGCAGGAGGCCTACCCGGAGCTCAAGGCCAGCGACAACTTCGCGCAGTTGCAGCGCGACCTGGTCGAGGTCGAGGAGCACCTGCAGTACGCGCGCCGCTTCTACAACGGCGCGGTGCGCGACTACAACGACGCCACCCAGCGCGTGCCCGACCTGGTGGTGGCGCGGCTGGCGGGTTTCGGCGCCGAAGAATTCTTCGAGGCCGGCGACGCCGGGCGCGCGGCCGTGCGCGTGGAGCTGCCATGA
- a CDS encoding DUF2207 domain-containing protein, producing MNAPVLRGFALACLALFAFAPPLLAQERIESYDSRIVLNEDGSLDVTERIRVRAEGQQIRRGIYRDFPTRYRDRHGNRVVVDFDVVEVLRDGRSEPWFTETRGNGVRVNTGNDDFLPTPATFTYTLRYRTTRQLGFFDGHDELYWNAIGTGWAFPIESGSAEVRLPQPVPVAELAAEGYTGAQGTRGQGYVAETPEPGLARWRLTAPLAPGEGLTIVLSFPKGLVPEPTTAQKLRWLLADNRAVLVALVGLLALLAWCFLRWRQVGRDPAPGTVIVRYTPPEGISPAGLRYIGKMGYDTRCFTADVLALAVGRSLRIERDKGLLKDHWRLEKTSTGFAPGTAKEQDALLAGLFPREATLELDKDNAPLLQAAIRTHTKALDQRFKGTMFNHNGGSSLVALLIALLFSGAAIALGAGTGAGLLFAFIPIALMVVTLVVFAFLVRAPTSEGRRMLDQIEGLRRYLGVAERQDLQRLQGPDESEPALDAQRFESLLPYAVALDVEDAWTKKFTLAVGAAAAAAATSAMAWYHGSNGTGSIGDIGGFTKAIGNSLTSQIASSSTPPGSSSGGGGGGFSGGGGGGGGGGGR from the coding sequence ATGAACGCCCCGGTGCTGCGCGGGTTCGCGCTGGCCTGCCTGGCGCTGTTCGCCTTCGCGCCGCCGCTGCTGGCGCAGGAGCGCATCGAGTCGTACGACAGCCGGATCGTGCTGAACGAGGACGGCAGCCTCGACGTCACCGAGCGGATCCGCGTGCGCGCCGAAGGGCAGCAGATCCGCCGCGGCATCTACCGCGACTTCCCGACCCGCTACCGCGACCGCCACGGCAACCGCGTGGTGGTGGACTTCGACGTGGTCGAGGTGCTGCGCGACGGCCGCAGCGAACCCTGGTTCACCGAAACCCGCGGCAACGGCGTCCGCGTGAACACCGGCAACGACGACTTCCTGCCGACGCCCGCCACCTTCACCTACACCCTGCGCTACCGCACCACCCGCCAGCTCGGCTTCTTCGACGGACACGACGAGCTGTACTGGAACGCGATCGGCACCGGCTGGGCCTTCCCGATCGAATCGGGCAGCGCCGAGGTCCGGCTGCCGCAACCGGTGCCGGTGGCGGAGCTCGCGGCCGAGGGTTACACCGGCGCGCAGGGCACGCGAGGCCAGGGCTACGTCGCCGAAACGCCGGAGCCGGGTCTCGCCCGCTGGCGGCTGACCGCGCCGCTCGCGCCGGGCGAGGGCCTGACGATCGTCCTCTCGTTCCCGAAGGGGCTGGTGCCCGAGCCGACCACCGCGCAGAAGCTGCGCTGGCTGCTCGCCGACAACCGCGCGGTGCTGGTCGCCCTGGTCGGCCTGCTCGCCTTGCTGGCCTGGTGCTTCCTGCGCTGGCGCCAGGTGGGGCGCGACCCGGCGCCGGGCACCGTGATCGTGCGTTACACCCCGCCCGAAGGCATCTCGCCCGCCGGCCTGCGCTACATCGGGAAGATGGGCTACGACACGCGCTGCTTCACCGCCGACGTGCTGGCGCTCGCGGTCGGGCGGTCGCTGCGGATCGAGCGCGACAAGGGCCTGCTCAAGGACCACTGGCGGCTGGAGAAGACCAGCACGGGTTTCGCGCCCGGGACGGCGAAGGAGCAGGATGCCCTGCTCGCCGGGCTGTTCCCGCGCGAGGCCACGCTCGAGCTCGACAAGGACAACGCCCCGCTGCTGCAGGCCGCGATCCGCACCCACACGAAGGCGCTCGACCAGCGCTTCAAGGGCACGATGTTCAACCACAACGGCGGCAGTTCGCTGGTCGCGCTGCTGATCGCGCTGCTGTTCTCGGGCGCCGCGATCGCGCTCGGGGCCGGCACCGGCGCCGGACTGCTGTTCGCCTTCATCCCGATCGCGCTGATGGTGGTGACCCTGGTGGTGTTCGCCTTCCTGGTGCGCGCCCCGACCAGCGAGGGGCGCAGGATGCTGGACCAGATCGAAGGCCTGCGCCGCTATCTCGGTGTCGCCGAGCGACAGGACCTGCAGCGGCTCCAGGGCCCGGACGAGTCCGAGCCGGCGCTCGATGCGCAGCGCTTCGAATCGCTGCTGCCCTATGCCGTGGCGCTCGACGTGGAAGATGCGTGGACGAAGAAGTTCACGCTGGCCGTGGGCGCGGCGGCCGCCGCGGCGGCCACATCGGCGATGGCCTGGTACCACGGCAGCAACGGCACCGGGTCGATCGGCGACATCGGCGGGTTCACCAAGGCCATCGGCAACAGCCTGACCTCGCAGATCGCCTCGTCGTCGACGCCGCCGGGCAGTTCCTCCGGTGGCGGTGGCGGCGGATTCTCGGGTGGCGGCGGGGGCGGCGGCGGCGGCGGCGGCCGCTGA
- the soxR gene encoding redox-sensitive transcriptional activator SoxR — protein sequence MATAVPVGKGTAPAREMTIGEVAARSGVAVSTLHFYEAKGLIHSTRTAGNQRRYARDVLRRIAVIRVAQRTGLPLASIREALSSLPDARTPTAADWARLSRRWRAELDARIARLTHLRDDLDGCIGCGCLSLKQCPLRNPEDRMARLGPGANTLDRD from the coding sequence ATGGCGACGGCGGTGCCGGTGGGCAAGGGGACGGCGCCCGCGCGCGAGATGACGATCGGCGAGGTCGCCGCGCGCAGCGGGGTGGCGGTCTCGACCCTGCACTTCTACGAGGCCAAGGGCCTGATCCACAGCACGCGTACCGCCGGCAACCAGCGCCGCTACGCGCGCGACGTGCTGCGGCGGATCGCGGTCATCCGGGTGGCCCAGCGCACCGGCCTGCCGCTCGCCTCGATTCGCGAAGCGCTGTCGTCGCTGCCGGACGCACGCACGCCCACCGCCGCCGACTGGGCCCGGCTGTCGCGCCGCTGGCGCGCGGAACTCGATGCGCGGATCGCGCGCTTGACCCACCTGCGCGACGATCTCGACGGCTGCATCGGCTGCGGTTGCCTGTCGCTGAAGCAATGCCCGCTGCGCAACCCCGAGGACCGGATGGCGCGCCTCGGTCCCGGTGCGAATACGCTCGACCGCGACTGA
- a CDS encoding quinone oxidoreductase family protein: protein MPCALPIPTPGPNQLLVRVHAAGVGRWDLLERDGVFARLPRFPHVGGSEGAGVVVEAGRETRGFREGDRVYGLVAQRDPKGGCHARFALFDAGLAWPVPPRLALDQAAVLPVDGALAAQALHAVLQVREDDALVVFGASGGVGHFALQLARNAAVRTLAIASGGDGVRLAERLGADVAVDGRRPGFEREIARFADGAKRTLALLTAGGEAAARLVAALPAGSRIAWPHGVAMPTIARDDVVAAGFGVRYEPDAMRAFHALAERGPLVPHVSRRLALERLPQALEAVAAHHLGRIAVLAA, encoded by the coding sequence ATGCCCTGCGCCCTGCCGATCCCGACGCCCGGGCCGAACCAGCTGCTGGTGCGCGTTCACGCAGCGGGCGTGGGCCGCTGGGATCTGCTCGAACGCGACGGCGTGTTCGCCCGCCTGCCGCGGTTTCCGCACGTCGGTGGATCGGAAGGCGCGGGCGTGGTGGTGGAAGCCGGCCGCGAAACCCGCGGGTTCCGCGAGGGCGACCGCGTCTATGGACTCGTTGCGCAGCGCGATCCGAAGGGCGGCTGCCACGCCCGGTTCGCCCTGTTCGATGCCGGACTCGCCTGGCCGGTGCCGCCGCGACTGGCGCTCGACCAGGCCGCGGTCCTGCCGGTCGACGGTGCGCTCGCGGCGCAGGCGTTGCATGCAGTCCTGCAGGTACGGGAGGACGACGCACTGGTGGTGTTCGGCGCCAGCGGCGGCGTCGGCCACTTCGCGCTGCAACTGGCCCGCAACGCCGCCGTGCGCACGCTGGCGATCGCTTCGGGCGGGGACGGCGTGCGGCTGGCCGAGCGACTCGGCGCCGATGTCGCCGTCGACGGGCGCAGGCCCGGTTTCGAGCGAGAGATCGCCCGCTTCGCCGACGGCGCGAAACGCACGCTCGCCCTGCTCACCGCCGGCGGCGAGGCCGCGGCACGGCTGGTCGCGGCGTTGCCCGCCGGCAGCCGGATCGCATGGCCTCACGGGGTCGCGATGCCGACGATCGCACGCGACGATGTGGTCGCGGCGGGCTTCGGGGTCCGCTACGAACCCGACGCGATGCGGGCCTTCCACGCGCTGGCCGAACGCGGCCCGCTGGTGCCGCACGTCTCGCGGCGCCTTGCGCTGGAACGACTGCCGCAGGCGCTGGAAGCGGTGGCGGCGCACCACCTCGGCCGCATCGCGGTGCTGGCGGCATGA
- a CDS encoding ABC transporter ATP-binding protein produces the protein MYRWFESRLDPFPPDPPAQPPRTLYAFCRHYTRGAGKWLALLALTTAGIAIAELVLYAYVGSLVDRLGSTTPANFLASEGPRLLWMGLLVVVALPAVVLLNSLVQHQTLLGNFPMRIRWNVHRYLLRQSMGYFQDEFAGRIATKLMQTSLAVRETVIKLLDIGIYILVFFVGTLAVAGASDWRMMLPFLAWIAAYGLLMRHFVPRMERVSRAQADARSVMTGRIVDSYTNIATVKLFSHSRREQAYAREAMDGFLATVHPQMRLATTVWSVLYALNMALLFAVVALGLWLWHGGAVSAGAIAVAIALALRILGMSQWIMWELSSLFENIGTVHDGINSISLPPTVDDAPGAPALERVQGDIRFEGVGFHYGKAGGVIERLDLHVRPGEKIGVVGRSGAGKSTLVNLLLRFHDRESGRILVDGVDIADVQQDSLRARIGVVTQDTSLLHRSVRDNILYGRPGAGDSEMIEAAKQARAHDFILELADSQGRRGYDAHVGERGVKLSGGQRQRIAIARVLLKNAPVLVLDEATSALDSEVEAAIQDNLYRLMEGKTVIAIAHRLSTIAAMDRLIVMERGEIVEQGTHEALVAAGGLYAQLWARQSGGFLACPGEEAETVTAAG, from the coding sequence ATGTACCGCTGGTTCGAATCCCGGCTCGATCCGTTCCCGCCGGATCCTCCCGCGCAGCCGCCGCGCACGCTGTACGCGTTCTGCCGCCACTACACCCGCGGCGCCGGCAAGTGGCTGGCGCTGCTGGCGCTGACCACCGCGGGCATCGCCATCGCCGAGCTGGTGCTGTACGCCTACGTCGGTTCGCTGGTCGACCGCCTCGGCAGCACCACGCCCGCGAACTTCCTCGCCAGCGAAGGCCCGCGCCTGCTGTGGATGGGCCTGCTGGTGGTGGTGGCGCTGCCGGCGGTCGTGCTGCTGAACTCGCTGGTGCAGCACCAGACCCTGCTCGGCAACTTCCCGATGCGGATCCGCTGGAACGTGCACCGCTACCTGCTGCGCCAGTCGATGGGCTACTTCCAGGACGAGTTCGCCGGGCGCATCGCCACCAAGCTGATGCAGACCTCGCTGGCGGTGCGCGAGACGGTGATCAAGCTGCTCGACATCGGCATCTACATCCTCGTGTTCTTCGTCGGCACGCTCGCCGTGGCCGGCGCATCGGACTGGCGGATGATGCTGCCGTTCCTGGCGTGGATCGCCGCCTACGGACTGCTCATGCGCCACTTCGTGCCGCGCATGGAACGCGTCTCGCGCGCGCAGGCGGACGCGCGTTCGGTGATGACCGGCCGGATCGTCGACAGCTACACCAACATCGCCACGGTCAAGCTGTTCTCGCACTCGCGACGCGAGCAGGCCTACGCGCGCGAGGCGATGGACGGCTTCCTCGCCACCGTGCACCCGCAGATGCGGCTGGCGACCACGGTCTGGAGCGTGCTCTATGCGCTCAACATGGCGCTGCTGTTCGCGGTGGTCGCGCTGGGCCTGTGGCTGTGGCATGGCGGCGCGGTGAGCGCCGGCGCCATCGCGGTGGCGATCGCGCTCGCGTTGCGCATCCTCGGCATGTCGCAGTGGATCATGTGGGAGCTGTCGTCGCTGTTCGAGAACATCGGCACCGTGCACGACGGCATCAACTCGATCTCGCTGCCGCCGACCGTCGACGACGCACCCGGCGCCCCCGCGCTGGAGCGGGTGCAGGGCGACATCCGCTTCGAGGGTGTCGGCTTCCACTACGGCAAGGCCGGCGGCGTGATCGAACGCCTCGACCTGCACGTGCGCCCGGGCGAGAAGATCGGCGTGGTCGGGCGCTCCGGCGCCGGCAAGTCGACCCTGGTGAACCTGCTGCTGCGCTTCCACGACCGCGAAAGCGGTCGGATCCTGGTCGACGGCGTCGACATCGCCGACGTGCAGCAGGATTCGCTGCGCGCCCGGATCGGCGTGGTCACCCAGGACACCTCGCTGCTGCACCGATCGGTGCGCGACAACATCCTCTACGGCCGTCCGGGCGCCGGCGACAGCGAAATGATCGAGGCCGCGAAGCAGGCGCGCGCGCACGACTTCATCCTGGAACTGGCCGACAGCCAGGGCCGCCGCGGCTACGACGCGCACGTCGGCGAGCGCGGGGTGAAGCTCTCCGGCGGCCAGCGCCAGCGCATCGCGATCGCGCGCGTGCTGCTCAAGAACGCGCCGGTCCTGGTGCTGGACGAGGCGACCTCGGCGCTCGATTCCGAAGTCGAGGCCGCGATCCAGGACAACCTGTACCGGCTGATGGAGGGCAAGACCGTCATCGCCATCGCCCATCGGCTCTCGACCATCGCGGCGATGGACCGGCTGATCGTGATGGAGCGCGGCGAAATCGTCGAACAGGGCACGCACGAGGCGCTGGTCGCGGCCGGCGGCCTCTACGCGCAGTTGTGGGCACGCCAGTCCGGCGGCTTCCTCGCCTGCCCCGGCGAGGAAGCGGAGACGGTTACGGCAGCGGGCTGA
- a CDS encoding DUF1697 domain-containing protein encodes MKTWIALLRAVNVGGTGKLPMATLRTLCEQAGFADVRTYIASGNVVLRGDGAERQVKAKLEAALTSHMGKPAGVLVRTPAELRAVHAGNPFRDSPDNRVLALFLDDPPPADALERARCVGAERLALGAREIYIDYRDAETMRGSKLSFPAAANGTTRNMNTVARLLEMAGD; translated from the coding sequence ATGAAGACCTGGATCGCACTGCTGCGCGCGGTGAACGTCGGCGGCACCGGCAAGCTGCCGATGGCCACGCTGCGAACGCTGTGCGAGCAGGCGGGGTTCGCCGACGTGCGCACCTACATCGCCAGCGGCAACGTGGTGTTGCGTGGCGACGGCGCCGAGCGCCAGGTGAAGGCGAAGCTGGAAGCGGCGCTGACCTCGCACATGGGCAAGCCGGCCGGCGTGCTCGTGCGCACGCCGGCCGAGCTGCGCGCCGTGCACGCGGGCAATCCGTTCCGCGATTCCCCCGACAACCGGGTGCTGGCGCTTTTCCTCGACGATCCGCCCCCGGCCGACGCGCTGGAGCGCGCGCGGTGCGTCGGCGCCGAGCGCCTCGCCCTGGGCGCACGCGAGATCTACATCGACTACCGCGACGCGGAGACCATGCGTGGCTCGAAGCTGTCGTTTCCCGCCGCCGCAAACGGCACGACGCGCAACATGAATACCGTGGCCCGGCTGCTGGAGATGGCGGGCGATTGA
- a CDS encoding DUF1428 domain-containing protein, which translates to MPYIDGFVLAVPTANREKFIEHARRFDPVFIEFGATRVIEGWGDDVPEGKVTDFRRAVQAKDDETVAFSWVEWPDKATRDAGMKKMMEDPRMDPAANPMPFDGKRMIFGGFDSVVELGG; encoded by the coding sequence ATGCCCTATATCGACGGTTTCGTCCTCGCGGTGCCCACCGCCAACCGCGAGAAGTTCATCGAGCACGCGCGCAGGTTCGACCCGGTGTTCATCGAATTCGGCGCCACCCGCGTCATCGAGGGCTGGGGCGACGACGTGCCCGAAGGCAAGGTCACCGACTTCCGCCGCGCGGTGCAGGCCAAGGACGACGAGACGGTGGCGTTCTCGTGGGTCGAATGGCCCGACAAGGCCACCCGCGACGCCGGCATGAAGAAGATGATGGAGGATCCGCGCATGGATCCGGCCGCCAATCCGATGCCCTTCGACGGCAAACGCATGATCTTCGGCGGATTCGACAGCGTGGTCGAGCTCGGCGGATAG
- a CDS encoding alpha/beta fold hydrolase codes for MRRTFQATLATLLAGIALFAASKASAAADAAPAKPASRAEAVALIAEARRIVTPAGIEREQKVRIGGIEQWISIRGNHRANPVLLVIHGGPGYTSMPLAWWNARTWEEFFTVVHWDQRAAGRTHLLTDPEVVAPTLTLDRMYADTEEVAAWVRGELARERIFVLGHSWGTYLGLRLALERPGWLHAYVGVAQITDMRENERRNWRVILDRAHRAGDADAVAALEALAPYAAPGAEVPMEHIYTQRRTGERLGGTLAHRDNNRAESAMVRLAPEYDDAGIGRAWDGNAFAAPYLFREIIDIDFSGERSFDVPMLMFLGRHDTIAHPGLVAEWFEGVEAPGKRLVWFEESAHSPMTEEPGRFLLSLVGELRPIAERAGDVPPPR; via the coding sequence ATGCGCCGGACCTTCCAGGCGACCCTCGCCACGCTGCTGGCGGGGATCGCGCTGTTCGCCGCCTCGAAGGCCTCGGCCGCGGCGGACGCAGCGCCCGCAAAACCGGCAAGCCGCGCCGAAGCGGTGGCACTGATCGCCGAGGCGCGCCGCATCGTCACCCCCGCGGGCATCGAACGGGAGCAGAAGGTGCGCATCGGCGGCATCGAGCAATGGATCTCGATCCGCGGCAACCATCGCGCCAATCCTGTGCTGCTCGTGATCCATGGCGGCCCCGGTTACACGTCCATGCCGCTGGCCTGGTGGAATGCGCGCACCTGGGAGGAGTTCTTCACGGTCGTGCACTGGGACCAGCGCGCGGCCGGCAGGACCCACCTGCTGACAGACCCGGAGGTCGTCGCCCCGACCCTCACGCTCGACCGGATGTACGCCGACACCGAGGAAGTCGCGGCATGGGTGCGAGGCGAGCTCGCCAGGGAGCGGATCTTCGTGCTGGGCCACTCCTGGGGCACCTACCTCGGGTTGCGGCTGGCGCTGGAGCGACCCGGATGGCTGCATGCCTACGTCGGGGTCGCCCAGATCACGGACATGCGCGAGAACGAACGCCGCAACTGGCGCGTCATCCTCGACCGGGCCCATCGCGCGGGCGATGCCGACGCGGTCGCCGCGCTGGAAGCGCTGGCCCCCTATGCCGCACCGGGCGCCGAGGTGCCGATGGAACACATCTACACCCAGCGCCGGACCGGCGAACGGCTCGGCGGCACCCTCGCCCATCGCGACAACAACCGCGCCGAAAGCGCGATGGTGCGACTCGCGCCCGAGTACGACGACGCCGGGATCGGCCGCGCGTGGGACGGCAACGCGTTCGCGGCGCCGTACCTGTTCCGCGAGATCATCGATATCGATTTCAGCGGGGAACGCAGCTTCGACGTGCCCATGCTGATGTTCCTCGGCCGCCACGACACGATCGCCCATCCGGGCCTGGTGGCCGAATGGTTCGAAGGCGTGGAAGCGCCCGGCAAGCGCCTGGTCTGGTTCGAGGAGTCCGCGCATTCGCCGATGACCGAGGAACCGGGCCGCTTCCTGCTGTCGCTGGTGGGCGAACTGCGCCCGATCGCCGAACGCGCCGGCGACGTGCCGCCACCGCGTTGA
- a CDS encoding GFA family protein has translation MHRTGGCRCGAIRYTLSAAPVATRLCWCRDCQYWATGNAAVNIIVPRAAVAVEGTPRAWESLADSGHHMRRAFCGDCGTQLFSEALENTESMVIRVGTLDDASAVVPDVVIWTDSAPAWAHIDPAMTAWPRQPA, from the coding sequence ATGCACAGGACCGGAGGCTGCCGATGCGGCGCGATCCGCTACACGCTGTCGGCGGCGCCGGTGGCGACGCGCCTGTGCTGGTGTCGCGACTGCCAGTACTGGGCGACCGGGAACGCCGCGGTCAACATCATCGTGCCGCGCGCGGCGGTGGCGGTCGAGGGCACGCCGCGCGCATGGGAGAGCCTCGCCGACAGCGGCCACCACATGCGTCGCGCGTTCTGCGGCGACTGCGGCACCCAGCTGTTCAGCGAAGCGCTGGAAAACACGGAGTCCATGGTGATCCGCGTGGGCACGCTGGACGATGCTTCCGCCGTCGTCCCGGACGTCGTGATCTGGACGGATTCCGCGCCGGCGTGGGCGCACATCGACCCCGCCATGACCGCCTGGCCGCGCCAGCCCGCCTAG
- a CDS encoding DUF1615 domain-containing protein yields MASPACCRLARAGGLVVALALAGCASRPPAVPVPDPAQVRAEIARRIPTSVDDRQGWAGDIQVAFTAQRINANVENICAVLAVIEQESGYKADPPVANLPRVARAEIDRRAAALHVPGIVVDAALRLDSTDGRSYGERLDRVRTERELSELYQDMIGRIPMGERLFAGRNPVQTGGAMQVAIPFAEANAAGYPHPVDGSIRDEVFRRRGGLYFGIAHLLGYETPYTRKLHRFADYNAGWYASRNAAFQNAVGVATGLPLSLDGDLLLPGAPLDRPGRTEAAVRTLSPQLGMDERAIRRALERGDRLEFSDDDLHARVFAIAQARAGGPLPRAMVPDIRLDSPKITRELTTRWFAERVDARYRNCLSR; encoded by the coding sequence GTGGCTTCGCCCGCTTGCTGTCGCCTCGCAAGAGCCGGTGGGCTCGTCGTGGCCCTCGCCCTGGCCGGCTGTGCGTCCCGCCCCCCTGCCGTGCCGGTGCCGGATCCGGCCCAGGTGCGCGCCGAGATCGCGCGGCGCATTCCCACATCGGTCGACGACCGCCAGGGCTGGGCCGGCGACATCCAGGTGGCGTTCACGGCGCAGCGGATCAACGCCAATGTCGAGAACATCTGCGCCGTGCTGGCCGTCATCGAGCAGGAGTCGGGCTACAAGGCCGATCCGCCCGTCGCCAACCTGCCTCGCGTCGCCCGCGCAGAAATCGATCGCCGCGCTGCCGCGCTCCACGTCCCGGGGATCGTGGTCGATGCCGCGCTCAGGCTCGACTCCACCGACGGGCGCAGCTACGGCGAACGGCTGGATCGGGTGCGCACCGAGCGCGAACTGAGCGAACTCTACCAGGACATGATCGGCCGCATCCCAATGGGCGAACGCCTGTTCGCCGGCAGGAACCCGGTGCAGACGGGTGGCGCGATGCAGGTCGCGATCCCGTTCGCCGAGGCCAATGCCGCCGGTTATCCGCACCCAGTCGATGGATCGATCCGCGACGAGGTGTTCCGTCGCCGCGGCGGTCTGTATTTCGGCATCGCGCACCTGCTCGGCTACGAGACGCCGTACACGCGCAAGCTGCACCGCTTCGCCGACTACAACGCCGGCTGGTACGCCAGCCGCAACGCCGCGTTCCAGAACGCAGTGGGCGTGGCCACCGGACTGCCGCTCTCGCTCGACGGCGACCTGCTGCTGCCCGGCGCCCCGCTCGACCGTCCCGGCCGCACCGAGGCGGCGGTGCGTACCTTGTCCCCGCAACTCGGCATGGACGAGCGCGCCATCCGTCGCGCGCTCGAACGCGGCGACCGCCTCGAATTCAGCGATGACGACCTGCACGCACGGGTGTTCGCGATCGCGCAGGCGCGCGCCGGGGGCCCGCTGCCACGGGCGATGGTCCCCGATATCCGCCTGGACAGTCCCAAGATCACCCGCGAACTGACCACCCGCTGGTTCGCCGAACGGGTCGACGCGCGTTACCGGAATTGCCTCTCCCGCTGA